Within Buteo buteo chromosome 10, bButBut1.hap1.1, whole genome shotgun sequence, the genomic segment GTAACGTGGTGGCCAGTGGCTGGTCACCAGCAGTGGAAAGGTCTTTGGGATTTTGTAGTCATGAAGGTGGAGTTTTCAGCAGCTGTCTCTGTATGATCAGGCCTCATCCCTTCATGGTCACTTGTGATCCACTGAGATCTGGGAGAAAGCGATGGGGGATCTTCCCCCAGCCAGCTGAGTTCTGTGTCTCTCCTCACctgacagctgtgctgcttcCTCTTTAGAAATGGTCAAAGGCTTTCTCTGTGAGGGCACAGGTtgttctgtaaaagaaaatgggTTTGTGTTACCTTCCTCTGCCAGGGCCAGCCCAACAGCATGGCCCCTCGGCTGCTGTCATGCTTTGTCCGCTCAGGTGCAAAACTTCCCGCTAGTTACtcactttctttttgcttttctttcttttttttttttcttcctccagtcTTGGTTTCTTAGTTGCTGAAGTGAtatgctttcttcctctctgtcatCATCTCAGTGAAAATACTGGGTGCATGGATGTTTGCATTTCCCACTGATGGCCCTGGACTGCCACAGCTTGCTCAAGCCCCAAGGACAGTGCCCATACCCTTGAGAGCATTCCTTCTCCAGAGCTGTCTTGCACAGTCTCTCAGGTGGACCTGGGTATTTCAGATTTGATTTAAATCAAGAGCAAAACTCTAAAATGCCACGATTCGCCAAAAGGAAACAGAGGACTGATTTGGGACAGTTGCCCTTATGGCTTGGCCTGGCCACAGACCCTAATGTCCCAGTTTCCCATAGCCTCTACACCAGTTGCAGATATGTTTCTGTTGAAGCTCAATCCAAGACCTGTCAGACCTTTACTAAGCCAGGCTTTACTGAACCGGCCTTCCTCTGGCTGCTAGCTGCTGCCTGCTTCTTGCTACTCCAGTGAAGAGCCCAGAGAGCTCCTGTATTTACTACTGCCTTGCCCTGTACATATTCTTCAGctgtctcttccctttccctttttggtTGTTGAAAATATACTTGATGCTCTCTAGCTCTATTTTTGTGAAGGTTTATGTGAGTTAAGTATATGCACCAGGTACGTATAGACTGCAGAGAGCATGTGAGAGCTTCCCAGCATAGCAGTCCTGTTTTGCTAGCATGCTGTGtgctctgtgtgctgctgaCTAATgccctttctcccttccttctggCAGTGGCTGAAGGATCCCGGTCCCCGCAATGAGAAGAGGACCCTTTTCTGTGACATGGTGTGTTTCCTGTTCATTACTCCCCTGGCGGCAATCTCTGGCTGGTTGTGTCTGCGCGGAGCCCAGGATCATTTGCAGTTCAACAGCCGACTGGAGGCCATTGGACTCATAGCACTAACTATAGCACTTTTCACAATCTACGTCCTTTGGACGCTGGTAAGTGTCTGCTGCTCAGGCCCTTGTTTCTGTTCAAAAGGGGGATCGAAGTACTGGCTTGCACGGCATCAGTGCAGCCAGCCGTTTCTTACTCCCCTTGTGCGAAAACCTAGGGCTCTTTCTCTTGAACATCCATTTAATTATCTTCTAATGGGAGCTGCTAAAGTTGTTGCTGAGAATGAGAAACCACATCCTGATCATCTACTTTCCAGACTGACACGGGAGCTGTGTTCCCTGGGGTATCATGTACCTGGGCGCAGATATGCCCAAGTGTGGCTGGAGTTCGGTGGGAAGGTCTGGTGCTGGTGGCAGGCAGTGTTCCAGGTGTTGTGCGTGTTCCtattttggggaagaaacacaAACTTCATACCCAGATGgtttaggggaaaaataaaatctggaaaatatttgaCCCTTAAATAATCTGCCCTCATGTCCCTCCATGCTTTGTGCTGCCCGCCACAGGTTGACCATGCCTGAAGGAGGTGCAGACTGGCCATTGGCAGTCTCTGTGGCCCACAACTAAACAAAGTTCTACGCAGTATTTTTAAGATGTCAGCAGCACAGAAGGATGTGTGCAAGGAACACTCCGGCCCTGGGGAGACCTCTGACTTCTCTCGCATACTGGGCTTTTGGACTCGAGCCCTGAGCCAAGACTGGGTAGCCAGCCTGTCCTGACCCACTGCTGTGGCTttacagctgtgctgctgggttGGAGGCCCTGGGAATTACTGGGAACCTGCACTTGACCCTGTCTGGATGTTGAACTGATCTGTGCTGGGAAAGAGCTTCCTGCAGATGCCCCACTTTGCAGCTTTTTGGACATGCCGAATTAGGCAGCTGGGAGCTTGCAGCTTGGGGTGAGTCCCAAAgagcaggaaagcaaatgtgaaTTTGCTATGTTAGCACATCTGTGAGTGCTCCCAGCTGAGAGCCCAGAGGAGCAGCTGGACTGGgggcagctccctgccctgctgttcCCTGAGCCCTTGGGGCTCCCCAGGCCCCGCTCTCTCCAGGGGCTCCCAGGCCGGGGACTTCCCATTCAGTTTCCCATCCCACTGTTTCCCATTCGGTTCTTTTGTGTTGTGTTGCTGGGTGGGTTTCTGGGTTTGGAACTTAATTTCAGCTCTCCTATTCAAAGCCCTGTTTGTGTGTGCTCATGCCCTGTTGATAcccttttccagctgcttgCTGGGAGGCACCATTTTGGGAAGTGATGAAGTGCAGTTAGTGGAGGAGAAATAGTGGGACCTCAAAAAGCTGGCAGTTCTGCAGGCAGTGGAAATGCCACAGCTCATTTCCCTGCCATCTCATGCTTTGATCTCTCAGAGTAACAGCTTTCTCTGGGGTTAGGACATTCTTTGCAACTCTCCCACACAGATGCAGGTGCCAGTGGAGGGTGAGCTGGTGCTGCAGCCTTTGCTCTGGGGGGGTGCAAGAGTGCCTGATCTGTGTTTCTGTCAAAATATGCAGCAATTGCAGTGCACCAGCAGTTCTTGAGGAAAGTCTCCACTGCTGCATGTATGTGCTGCATAAGGTTGATTTCTGGAGAAAGCCAAGCTAAAATTGGAAACGTTAAGAGGAAGTGCTTCCATCTTCTCTGTCCCAGGACTGGTCTGGAGGAGCTGGAAATCTGGAGGAAATGGaagaatggggtttttttggtgaaataATGAGTCCTGACTAAAATGGCTCTAGTTCTGCCGTGCTTCACATTTCCTTGAACAGCGAAGGGCATTAAGTGAAGCCCCTTTATCACATTTACCATATTCAACTGCAATTCTTCTGTGCAGCCATGGGCTGTGCAGCACAAAGGGCTGTTACATGAGTGGGTGGTGATGGCTGTAATCAATGTGAGGATTGCGAGAGAAGCCATGGCCAAGGTTGCAGCTCATTCCTGTGGAGCTTTCCTTGAGGTTTGCACCATTACCTCCCCATTCATATGCTGTATCTGAAGACTGTGAGAtgcatttgcttcttttttatcAGCAAACAACCTTATTCCCACAGTTGTCCCTCTAGAACAGGAAAAAGGGGAGCGCACAGATCAATGAGCTAATTATCTCAATGCCATGGCACAGTTCTCATAGCAGATGTCTGAGACCTATCCAAAAGTGATAGCAATACTGAGTTTTCCCTGTCAGATACGCTTCTTGGTACTTCCTGCTTGCCAGCTAAATGTTTCCTGTACTTGTACAAAGTACGAAAGCTTGGTTTTGATGAGTCACCGACTGGattcattatttaattttcttgctcACAGTTTCTAGCAAAATAAATAGGAAGGAAATATATGCTGGTTTTACTCCTTCCTCAAGAAATTCTAGAAGAGTGTAATTTCAAAGCTAAGTAATCAGCAAGAGCCGTGAGAAAATCTGTAGTTGTGTTCATGATTGCAAAAGAACACAGCAAGGAGTCCAGCCTGCTGGGGAAGCACAGCTTGAAGCTCCCCCTTGCAGGTCTGCTCCGAAACTGCAGGGCCAGCTCATGCCTCTGGTTAGGTCCCCTCCAGCCTTTGCATCCTCTCCTGTCTTCCTCCGGGTGGACAAGTCTCCCAGGCTACAGTGTTGTCAGAAAAAATTAGTCCAACCTATGTCCTGTTGTTGCAGACCAAGGAGAGAAGGCTTTTGCAAAGGGCAGAGAAGAGCCACCAGGATCTGTGAGATGGGAGGAGGCTGGTTGGATTCAGCCACTTGAGGCTGGTCCTGTTGAGAACCCCTCGTTCTGCCCAGCCAAGGCGCTCACTTCAGCCTGTGGCTAGAGTGAAAGGGCAAGTTGTGATTCCTCCCTGCCACATCTCACTGGCCTGGTACCCAAACCCAGCTGAGCCAactctgtccctctgtcctggTGCTGCCCAGAAAGCCCCTTTGGCTGTGCCATACTCAGCCTGGTGTTACCAGAAATTAATTGATTCCTCGTCAAAGGCTTGGGACATGGAGTGCCCCAAACCATTTCAGGGTCAGTGCTGTCTCCCTTGTCCGGGGGGTACTGGTGGCTTGAGAAGGAATATGCAGAGAGCATGCAGAGGGTGGATGGGTGACTGCATCTCACTTGGCCCTCTACGGTCTTCGGCACTTGTGACGGGGTTTGGTAACCAGACCGATGCATTATTGCCCACCAGGTTTCGTTCCGCTACCACTGCCAGCTGTACTCGGAGTGGCGAAGGACCAACCAGAAAGTCCGCTTGATGATCCCAGCCTCACGGAGCCCTCACCCCGTGCCCCACTCCCTCCTCTCCGCCAAGCTCATGAAGAAGACCGCGGATGAAACCACCGTCTGAGCCGTCCCTTGGCCGCTGCGCCACGTGGCTGCTGGGGTGAGGGCAGCCCTTCGCGGCTGGCAGAAGCAAAGAAGGTCGGGTGTCCCCGCATGCGCAGGAAACATGGCAACTGTGGAGGCACTAGAAAACAATTGTCCCACCTGAAGGGACTTTGCAGTCAGCACGTACTTTATACTATGGCAAACAGACAGATAATCAATGTCTGTCATGTGAAATGGCCCAAAAGAGCCAGATGGCAGAATATGCCTGTCTGCAGGGACACTTTCCTATAACTAAATACCATATGTGGAAAATATCTccctctctctatatatatatctatatataatattattttttaatggccATGCATATTGTGTTTCAGTCCTTTTGTGTTGATGTTCTAAGCTTCAGTATAGAAGCTGGCAGCCTGATCTCATTCAGAGGTTAAATCTATGCCTTTTCTCCAAATGAGCATATAAAGAACACTTTTCATCGACCGTTCTTGAAAGTCCCCTTCTCCTTTGCACTAAATTGGTTTTGATAATActgcagcagcctttcccaTTACTCTTTGGTCTCTTTCGTGGTGTTTCTGTCCTTTCTAGAAAGTTGtgtgtttttaataattattataatCCCAGAAGGAGTAAATGATGTGATACTGAATGGAGACATTTTGTATTGTAAAGTACTGTAATTTTGAGAATTTCAAAATAagtttcaaaatgagaaaatctTTTCCTGGGCAGACGTGATCTCACAAAATGCTTTCCTTGCAGATCCTGGCTCATCCCCAGGACTCAGATGCACTCAGCTCTTGGTATGTCTGGCAAAGGTAGATGGAGGATCCGAGGGCGGGAAGTGATGGCTTGTACTAGCTAAACCCACCattgccttttgcttttaaaagattcaGAAAGGAGCTTTCCTGACCCCAAAAGGTGAGAGTTGGAGTCTCTGTTTGCTGATGTCCTTTCACCATCTTGAGGCTGGACCTCTTGTAGTATCAGTTACACACATACCTTATGGGACAGGccatgctctgcagctgctgggcaggaCATAGGTGGTCTCGGCTGTTCTCTGTGTACATTATTTGCACATTCctgggcagcagctggtggAGCTGCTGTGATTTGGTTCATCTCTGAAAGTGCTGCGTACCTGTTACATCTCCGCTAGTGAAACAGCCCAAGTTCGCTGGTTCACAGAGAACAGGCTCCAAGTCCCTTATCCTGCAGGGCCAgcattcctcctcttccttcataCACCTGCTTTTCCAGCACACCCAGCTAACGAGCTCCTCTGTCTTGGAGCGCCCAATCTGCCAAGAGTCTCCCTGAATTTGGTTTTAGTCCTTGCCTCTCTATTGCCTCCCCACCCTGCCAGATGATGCCTGTGCTTGGGGCTGTGATTTCCTGAGCCCCATGAGTGGGGCAGGCCATAAGGATGCTGGTGTTGGTGCTGCCCTGCTGGGTGCTCCAGCGGTGTGTGTGGCTGCTTGGCGTGACCCTTGGCTCTCACTCCTGCAATGGTGAGGGTAGAtagcagggaggaggcaggctCCAAGCTGCCTGAGTCCTTGCAGTGGGTGGTGGTATCACACACTATGTCCCTCAGCTTCTTTGCTGAACCCAAGTGGATCAGTCCAGTGCCCCGTTAGATCGAGACCTGCAATTTCTTGAATTCAAAGCACCACGTgccattcttccttttctctagCTGCAAAGCAGGATGCTTTTCCTTATGTGTTCCCTGATCCTAGGCTGGAAGTAGCTGGTGGCATGAGCAGCAGGGGCCAGTGTCCTATCTCTCCCAATAGGATTGCTCCAGCCCTGTGGCCTGGTTTGCgtttgcttttctcctccatctcctgTCTCGGATTTCTCATGCAACTCGGTGATATCCCAGCACATCTTGCAGCAGCCTGTCTCTGCCCAGCGGTGGGTCCCTGTGGGCTGGTCCAAGCTGGTCTCTGTTCTGAGCATGAGGGTCTCGTTTGATCACGGGGTGAATATCTTCTACACAGCCAGGCTgtgctcctctgctccctccctgccagcttcCCTGCTTGTCTCTTCCCTTCTGCCACGTACCCATGGGcaccttcccttttccctgttGTGCCGGGATGACTTGTCCCCAGGTTCTTCTGGAGGCTTGTAGTGTAGACAGGCCTCTTCAGCCTAGCTGCAGTTACGGTCCCTGCGAAGTAGCATCCTGCTTCAAATCAGCTTGTGCAGTGGAGCTCCCATGCAGGTGCTGCCTCCCTCCACACaccccttcccttggcagtgAGTGCTGCACCACTGCTCTGTGCCTTGTCCTGGGTACGCCTTTCTTCAGCCCCTCCCCAACAAACCTTGTATCACCAGGACATTCCCAGTGAAGAAAAACTTGGGGATTTGGTTTAaccttcccagccctggctgcctccCAGGAGCTTGGTCTTGCACCATGTCTAGTTCTGGCAGGTAACGAAGGATGTGCACTCCCGCACCACGTTCCCCTAGTAAGGACTTAATGGAGCCAGTGTTTTGGTTAAGAAACCCACTGTTGATCCAAATATGCAACTGTGAAAGCCAGAAGTCCCTggctgggggcaactggggccCGGCCCTGTGCTGCTGCGCAGCCATGGCTTCACTCTCAGCTTCATTGTCTTTATCGTAGTTGCCAATAATTGGAGTTGTCGCATGTGCCCCTGCAAAACCCAATAGCAACTCTTTgagttttctcctccttcccagagAAGATGTTCAGCTCATGGATGTGGGAAATCAGTGTCTCTGACCCGCCACGTTCCAGTGTCATGGGGAAACGGGCTGTGCAATTATGTAAATAAAAGTGAGACAAACTTTGGGCTGTTGTGTTGTTACTGGAGACGGGAGGGCTATCACCTCCTTGATAGTGAGCCCTGGTGGGTGCTGTGTCTGAGGCTGCAGCGTGCGAGAGCTGCTGGTGGCTGGAGAGGCTGATCCACGCTCCTGGGACACGCTGCACAGCTGGTGTGGAGAGCCATCGGGGCCAGCATCGTGGTAGGGGCTGCAATGTGGTGTGGAGCAGGATGCCTGCCCAGGGCTGGATCTGGCACCTCGGGGCAGAGACCCAGGTACCCATCGGTCCCTTTTCCATGGTGTGATGAGGAGCCTTAACACCTCCTGcggtcccagccctgcccttAGCCCCTGGCCATGGGGCAGGCATTGGACCTGTACTGCAGAGCCTGGTTAGAAAGGCTGCGCTGCTTTTGAAGTGGTGGTGGGGATGGAAATTGTTAAGCTGCATGTTAAAAATACCATTCAAGACACTGCAAAAACAATGTTGGAACGTGTTTCCAAGGCCCTGGACAAGGCCTTAGCCTTGGGCAAGACCTTGGATGAGACCCATGTTTCCTGGACAAGCTGGTAAATCAAGAGGGCTCTGGCCttgtttatattaaaagaaaaaaaaaagctttaaaagagaATGCTATGTTCCTACGGAGAAGGCTCACCCcagtcctttaaaataaaactgtgctGCAACA encodes:
- the MARCHF2 gene encoding E3 ubiquitin-protein ligase MARCHF2 — translated: MTTGDCCHLPGSLCDCPGSAALSKSVEDSDIGRPQYVTQVTAKDGRLLSTVIKALGAQSDGPICRICHEGGSGEGLLSPCDCTGTLGTVHKSCLEKWLSSSNTSYCELCHTEFVVERRPRPLTEWLKDPGPRNEKRTLFCDMVCFLFITPLAAISGWLCLRGAQDHLQFNSRLEAIGLIALTIALFTIYVLWTLVSFRYHCQLYSEWRRTNQKVRLMIPASRSPHPVPHSLLSAKLMKKTADETTV